Genomic DNA from Nitrospirota bacterium:
GTTTGGACCGCCACAGTGGAATCTATCGTTGAAAAACTCTCACGCTGCCGCCAAACCCTGGAACAGATTCAGCCAGGCTGCACGCTCCCGCGCAGGAGAAAAACAAAAAAGTAGTTGTCCAGTTATTTAGCGGACACTACATTAGATTATTTTAAACCCAGAAGATATTGTTTCTTATTTCCTCTGATGAATGGGCATATAGAAATTTCACAAGGTGTTTAATTGTCTCACCAATCGGCATTTGCTTTGACAGCAGGATACCGCAATGATTTCTTCCACTCTTGATATATTCTTTATGAAGTCTATTAAAATCACCAACATTAAACGTAAAAATCGTCCTTCCTTCAGCAATTGCGTATTCTAATTGTTGATGATCAGAGAGACTTTGTTTCTGCACCTCATGGGTACTAATAACATCATATCCCTTCAATCTCAAGGCGGTGGCAATTTTTTTGTGAACATCCTCATCGAGATAGAGCTTTATCATCTAAGTAAGTTCTATGTCGATTTCTTCCTTGTTATCAAAATAATAGCTCAAGGCATCAAAAAGCTGGGCAGGCTTGAGCAAAGGATAACCTTCGAGAATTTCCTCAATACTCATACCTGAACGATAATGATTAACGATAGAAGCGACAGGAATTCGGGTGTTTTTTATAACAGCCTTTCCCTCATACCTTTCAAGGTCTTTTTCGATATATAGATGTTCTGTTTTTATCTGCGACATGACTTTTTCTCCTTTTATAAATGCCAGCAAGAATCACATCTTGATGAGATTGGTTATAGGAATCTGAAGAGAGGAT
This window encodes:
- a CDS encoding DUF5615 family PIN-like protein; protein product: MIKLYLDEDVHKKIATALRLKGYDVISTHEVQKQSLSDHQQLEYAIAEGRTIFTFNVGDFNRLHKEYIKSGRNHCGILLSKQMPIGETIKHLVKFLYAHSSEEIRNNIFWV
- a CDS encoding DUF433 domain-containing protein encodes the protein MSQIKTEHLYIEKDLERYEGKAVIKNTRIPVASIVNHYRSGMSIEEILEGYPLLKPAQLFDALSYYFDNKEEIDIELT
- a CDS encoding type II toxin-antitoxin system PemK/MazF family toxin, which codes for MTTYSQGQVVLLLFPFTDLTATKQRPAVILSSDSYNQSHQDVILAGIYKRRKSHVADKNRTSIYRKRP